A genomic stretch from Gallus gallus isolate bGalGal1 chromosome 13, bGalGal1.mat.broiler.GRCg7b, whole genome shotgun sequence includes:
- the SOWAHA gene encoding ankyrin repeat domain-containing protein SOWAHA isoform X1: protein MAELPLSPAAVLGFLRERGGWASNAELVGAFRPLLEAGGDAPERAERRERFKEAVNAVAVVKERQGTKFVVLRRHLRPGPPPEQRGDGGSEPPSEGRLSPPPPEELPSPRAVSELRGIFQAGGGGVPLPAGGANARREPLPKPCMLPVRCVPTPTAPNSATARGPFEEPETTPSPLPEEEDGGCHSPSLRRAPKNHRASEELTEVPLEEAEHRWLLMVAEGQWSQQLHGLLLGDASLAARRDFISGFTALHWAAKNGNCDMVRNIIDVAEKEGAHVNVDARSHGGYTALHLAAMHGRDTVISMLVHSYHAKIDLRDYSGKKPHQYLKDGTSVAVRRLLGDPTIQHSTGHTVPIKKSTKIAASILSSTSTFLGVISDDMAFYDLTKGLRKPSSLNKLLTATTGPRRKPKTRGGFPSYCSLSEVVEEEEHEEAVVKRRPVSELFFGH from the coding sequence ATGGCGGAGCTCCCCCTCAGCCCCGCCGCCGTGCTGGGCTTCCTGCGGGAGCGCGGCGGGTGGGCGAGCAACGCAGAGCTGGTGGGTGCCTTCCGGCCGCTGCTGGAGGCCGGCGGGGACGCTCCGGAGCGGGCGGAGCGGCGGGAGCGCTTCAAGGAGGCGGTGAACGCCGTGGCGGTGGTGAAGGAGCGGCAGGGCACCAAGTTCGTCGTGCTGCGGAGGCACCtgcggcccggcccgcccccgGAACAGCGCGGGGATGGAGGTTCCGAGCCCCCATCCGAAGGGCGGCtgtccccgccgccccccgagGAGCTGCCGTCGCCTCGGGCCGTGTCGGAGCTCCGCGGGATCTTCCAGGCTGGAGGCGGCGGGGTGCCGCTGCCCGCCGGCGGGGCCAATGCCCGCAGAGAGCCGCTCCCCAAGCCCTGCATGCTGCCGGTGCGCTGCGTGCCGACCCCGACTGCCCCCAACTCCGCTACGGCCCGGGGGCCGTTCGAGGAGCCGGAGACCACTCCATCGCCCTTACCCGAGGAGGAGGACGGCGGGTGCCACTCACCCAGCCTGCGCCGGGCCCCCAAGAACCACCGGGCCAGCGAGGAGCTGACGGAAGTGCCgctggaggaggctgagcaCCGCTGGCTGCTGATGGTGGCAGAAGGGCAGTGGTCCCAGCAGCTCCACGGGCTGCTGTTGGGTGACGCCAGCCTGGCGGCCCGGAGGGACTTCATCTCGGGCTTCACCGCCCTGCACTGGGCTGCTAAGAATGGCAACTGTGACATGGTGAGGAACATCATCGATGtagcagagaaggaaggggcCCACGTCAATGTGGATGCCAGGTCGCATGGCGGCTACACGGCTCTGCACCTCGCCGCCATGCATGGCAGGGACACTGTCATCTCCATGCTGGTCCACAGCTACCATGCCAAGATCGACCTGAGGGACTACAGCGGGAAGAAGCCACACCAATACTTGAAAGATGGGACCTCTGTGGCAGTCAGGCGCTTACTGGGAGACCCCACAATCCAACACTCCACAGGACACACGGTGCCCATCAAGAAGAGCACCAAGATCGCTGCGTCCATCCTGAGCTCCACCAGCACTTTCCTGGGGGTCATATCCGATGACATGGCTTTCTACGATCTCACCAAAGGTTTGAGGAAGCCTTCGTCCTTGAACAAGCTGCTGACTGCTACCACAGGCCCCAGGAGGAAGCCGAAAACCAGAGGGGGATTCCCTTCGTACTGCTCGCTCTCCgaggtggtggaggaggaggagcacgAGGAGGCTGTTGTGAAGCGCAGGCCAGTTTCTGAGCTGTTCTTTGGCCATTAG